AGCTGTTCTCAAGTACATTGCTTCTGTTTCCGGCAGCAAAATATCCATCTCCTGCCCATACATAATGGTTGCCATCCCATCTGAGAACATCTTCTTTAAGATCAGAGTTCATGCTCTCACATGAGTGGTCAAGAGCAGAGAGTACATCCTGTCCTGTTTTATGGATCTGGTTTTCCACATGTACACTGGCAGTAGATGAGGTCAGTGGTGTGATAGCTGTTGCATGGACTGCAAAGATAACTACACCAACCATTATAGTGGCAGCGATCACGGCTTCAAATGTGTGCATCTGGGCATCCTGATCTTTTTTCAGATATGAAAATATACTGACCATATTACCACACCCTGAAAGAAATGATGACAAGTTCATGACTTCCGTTCTCATACTGCATTAGTCCAGTCCTCCCAGTCTGGCCTATGTTACCTGCATAGGGGAGATTTTGACCTGACGTATCAATTACACCGGTGCTATTTCTCAGAGTAACATTCAGGTGAAGATCTGAGTGAATTCCTGTCAGGCCAAGGGACTCCCGTAAACTGTCATAATCATCATCTAAACCCCTAAAAAAAACATGGACCTTATTTTGACATATCATAACAGGTACTCCAGGGTCATGGATGCTCAACTTTTTTTCTACGACATTTGAAGAAATTTGATCAGAAATAATATTCAGGTCATCAGAACTGGAATGAAATGACAGGAACAGACCTGAAGTATACTGAAATACAAAAAAAACAGCAGCCATGAATATTATTATGGCTACAAGATAATCAATGGTAAGCTGTCCTCCATCATTATACAGAATAGTTCCAGATGATTCCTTCGTTTTTTTATATCCCATATATTTCGGTGCCCTTCTTTACCTTTTCTACATCTCTCTCTATAACAGAAAGTTTATTCCTGTCAACCTTTACACCCGCCAGTTTTTCAATAAACCATATTGATTTGACATGATCGGAAGGATTGAGTTTCCAGTCAGGTTTCTCTACAAAATAATCAATGCTATCTGCATATTTCATAAGTTCAATACGAACGTCGTCACTGATCCAACCAAGTTCCTCGTAATAGGAAAGCAGACCAGGCATATTGTTTCTTCCAACAAGCTGCATAAGGAACTCAAGCCATTCCATGCACAGTTTCATACTTGCCGAGTTTTTATCAATACGGGTTAAATAAACGTTCTGGCCGGGTTGTTGTCTGTAACTTTTTGCGCCCATTTTGCGAAGTTCATTTTCAACATACTTAGTGATTTTAGCCATTTCCTGATGAAGGCCTTGCATATCATTTTTCATCTGGATTTTGAACTCTTCATTGGAACTATAAACTTCTGAAAGATCATTTAAGACCGTAGTTGTAGTAGCGCCAATATCCTCAAATGCCTGATTTGTTATTTCCTGGTTATGCTCCAGATCATGAATGGTAGATTCAAGGTCATCGATCTTATCTACCCGAGATATTTTTTCATTCATCTCTTCAAACATTGATTCATTTTTGAATTCGGATTTCTGCATTCTGGAAATGAGCGCATTATATGAACCTGCCATTTCTGATATGGTTTGATTTACACCAGATATGTTTTCTTTCATATTCTCATTGTCGATCATAACAGAATTCAGGACACTGTCAAGTTCATCAAATCTGCTCTGGATCTCATATGATTTTTGTTTGGAAGAATCAATTTCAGATTTAACTGTGGAAACTATGTCTTCATGGAATGATTCCAGCTTACCATTCAGGTCTTCCAGGTCTTCAACTGATGAAGATACCCGTTCAAGCTCCTTCTTCATCTGCTCTATATTCAATTCATATCTGTTTATTTTCTCTTTTAGATCCTGAATTGTCTCGGGATCTGAAATACCAAAATTTACAGACTGTTTCCGGTAGATACTATCAAAGACTTCCTGACCTCCTGTAGCAGACCGATTCTGTCCAGAGCATGACACTGTTTTTTGAGAAAAATGATCTAATTTTTCTGATTTTTTTTCCTCGCTGTCAGAACCTTGCAAGTTACTCCCAGTCAAAAAATCATTATTATTATTATCTGCATCAAATCCATTTTGAGAAGAGGAAATAAATTGATTAATTTCACTATCATCTATCTCCTCTTTCATGCCACCATTTTCAGATTCATCAACAGACTGGAGCTCCCTGCTCAGATCGCCCATCCTGTCCACCAGATTTCCACCTCTAGTAATATTATTTACAATGCTCCTGAAAAAAGATGAAATCTTGTCAATAGCATCATTTCTTCGTATCATTTTGTCCTTTGAGGTTAGATCTTTCCCATCAGCATCAGAGTTGACCTCATGGGCTGGAGAGGGATGTTCATTTAATGAAAAACCATCGTGTGGAAAAATATCTGAAAATGGATCCAATTTTTCATCTGATTCATTGTTTACCTGTGGCCTTTCTGGAAAGGTATCTGATGAAATACTATGGACATCATACCTTTTTTTGGACTCGGGGTGATTCGGTTCGTCGGGAGGAGAAGAATTGGAGGGAGAAGATTTACCAGCAGACCCTGTAAAAATT
Above is a genomic segment from Methanosalsum zhilinae DSM 4017 containing:
- a CDS encoding DUF7288 family protein, with protein sequence MVSIFSYLKKDQDAQMHTFEAVIAATIMVGVVIFAVHATAITPLTSSTASVHVENQIHKTGQDVLSALDHSCESMNSDLKEDVLRWDGNHYVWAGDGYFAAGNRSNVLENSSIAKALDLVAVNRGIAHNVEFSFIGPDDTIATSVYIYSGDPSNNAVTASRKILLSNSDFDDMNITEFAKNTSIIDADNGSDFYNIVDIRLTMWRM
- a CDS encoding DUF7287 family protein, which encodes MGYKKTKESSGTILYNDGGQLTIDYLVAIIIFMAAVFFVFQYTSGLFLSFHSSSDDLNIISDQISSNVVEKKLSIHDPGVPVMICQNKVHVFFRGLDDDYDSLRESLGLTGIHSDLHLNVTLRNSTGVIDTSGQNLPYAGNIGQTGRTGLMQYENGSHELVIISFRVW
- a CDS encoding FlaD/FlaE family flagellar protein, with the protein product MKDLPWDNNKRSKSSDDSGTPKVDFPWEKKENNNSEPEKSAENGTRDIFAGAFDDIPIQEIPIESESKPEPENYSDKIDPDNFFSPPSMADIPDIGKLAENNQNYAEKIDSKKSDKISENTDFEFPSFRTPSDIQEIEGVKTSVNLPWEDEDKYDEMDHLPEKNISQIPDFEQVNDDQLSEFPEDASPVNPKLHQNSYMVERKNVNIPTTSPEIPFSVAEKSSKISNNSENRFQDPGETIRRIKSRLMENRQNDTDEYDQLSESDSSFQNNNSPHSIDDSETPRNINDINSKSPPPLFEPKLPNELQKNDPELNSSYDLQEPASSDNVPIDSEALENRKRSGKKQIFTGSAGKSSPSNSSPPDEPNHPESKKRYDVHSISSDTFPERPQVNNESDEKLDPFSDIFPHDGFSLNEHPSPAHEVNSDADGKDLTSKDKMIRRNDAIDKISSFFRSIVNNITRGGNLVDRMGDLSRELQSVDESENGGMKEEIDDSEINQFISSSQNGFDADNNNNDFLTGSNLQGSDSEEKKSEKLDHFSQKTVSCSGQNRSATGGQEVFDSIYRKQSVNFGISDPETIQDLKEKINRYELNIEQMKKELERVSSSVEDLEDLNGKLESFHEDIVSTVKSEIDSSKQKSYEIQSRFDELDSVLNSVMIDNENMKENISGVNQTISEMAGSYNALISRMQKSEFKNESMFEEMNEKISRVDKIDDLESTIHDLEHNQEITNQAFEDIGATTTTVLNDLSEVYSSNEEFKIQMKNDMQGLHQEMAKITKYVENELRKMGAKSYRQQPGQNVYLTRIDKNSASMKLCMEWLEFLMQLVGRNNMPGLLSYYEELGWISDDVRIELMKYADSIDYFVEKPDWKLNPSDHVKSIWFIEKLAGVKVDRNKLSVIERDVEKVKKGTEIYGI